CTAGTCGGGCCACGACCAAGGATCAGGTAATATCTTTTTTCCCTTTTTctcatttatttattttatgtTATACAAAATCTGATTAATTGTGAAAAATAAAATTTAAAATAttcaaacatttcttcaagatgtGATAATTTGTTAGATCCGAAAAAACTGAACTTGTTTTTTTGAAAATTTGAACATTTGTAAATTTGCGTAAATTTATAAATTAAACATTTTTTAAAATGTGAACATTTTTATAATCTGAACAAATTTCATAAATTAAAAATTTCGaaaattgaacattttttaggtttgaacaattttcaaatctgaacatttttgaaatttgaacattttataAATTTGAACAGCTTCCAAAAACTGAatattttgaaatttgaacattttGAAAATTTGAACAACTTCCAAAATCTGaataatttcaaaatttgaacattttaaatttaaaacattttaaaatgtagaaaactgacagaaaaaagaaaaccaaacaaGAATTCTGAAAAAGGAAAAACCTGACCAGAAACCGAACTGGAAAACCGAACTGTTAGAGCCAAAACAGGAAAATGGGCCTAGCCCATACCGACTAGGGAGGTGTTCGGCGCCGAGTAgacgccgacctggtcggcatatAGGCGGGGAGCGCTTATTCGCCGCCTTAAGCGGAGCGGAAGATTGTCTCCGCTCATGCTGGCACCATCGATAGGCAGTATGGGCTCGGCCCGTTTAggcctttcctttttttttcttttcttttaatttagatttcaaaatttgaacaaattgaAAACGGAACAAAATTCAAAATCAAACAAATTTATaatatgaacatttttcaaaagAAACAAATCTGAACAAAATTTGAAATCAGTAAAACCATAAAACCCAAAAAGAGATCATCCAATACCGAAAAAACCTGAAAAATCCCGAAAAAACCGAAAAGCAAAGGAAAAACCGTACGCGCTAGgcgctaatgggccggcccacccgaTCTGCCGTTTGAGTGGGAGCGAATCGCTTCCGCAATGAGCGATGAATAGGGATTTCCCGTGGCGGCTTGGCGCCACGCAGAACGCCCGAACAAAAAGTCACGACCCGGTGGGCCCAAATCAGGCTCAAATTGGCCCGCACCACCGTCTGCTCTTGGATGTCGCGCGAGTGCCGTCGCCGGCCAACGCGATCCCCTGCTTCGCCGCCTTCATGCCCCTACCTCGCCTCCACCTTCGCATCTCCTCGTGCCCCGTCCCCTCCGCCTCGAAGCATAGAAGGACACACCAAACCTCTGCCCTCCTCCTTCGGCGGGACGGGCAACGCCACCGTCGCCTGCATCGACGGTGGCAATGGCAAGGCGGAATTGTGGAATGGTTGGAGGGAGGCGACGGGGATCTCCGGGATCGCCCAACGAGAGCGACCCGggagcttagggcatctccaaccgggcgacccaaacggacgcgctgagcCGTCCGTTTTggaccgtttgggtggccgaacggacacccggacagcgccccgcgtccgcgtgtccgtttgggtcgcacgctgcgcccaacgcgcggacgcaccgCATATGTaattaaaataacaaaaataaaaataaaaaaggaaaacagcCAAAAAAAACATTAAACTAGTGGttaattaaacttagccctattttgggcaatttttacacaaaagaaagccctatatgggctttaaactaaaaaaaaaagaaaccctacacagggtttgcgagcacggtggccgccggcagtactacccccagtagtactcgtcatcgtcggcgtcgatgacgacgacgccccccggcggcgacgcgctgttccggctcgacacgccggagggcaccggggactccggccgGGGCTCCCATCGCGCCCTTTCCCGGGCGGATCGCGggttcggcgggctcgccggcTCGCGCGGCCGTGCCTGCGCGCGGGCTGCTGCCGGAGCTGCTCCTCCGCTGTGCGCGTGGCTGGCGCTCCTCTCCTCCGCcagcgctcctcctccgccgggcgcgcggcccggcgctctcctcctcccggagcgccgcaCGATGCGTAGCCTCCTCCTGACGGCGCACCGGCTCCgggaaggcccacgcctccgcctcgggCGTCCTCTGGGCCTTCTGGCCGCCTCCTCCAGCGCGGAGGTGCGCGGCGCCTCgacgaggtgcggccatttggccggCTCGTCGAGGTCCCGCTGCTCGCGgggacgccgcgagcgccgctGCGGCTCCGGGTCGTTCTCCTCCTCCTGGGGCTGCGGCTGGGGTTGGGGCGTGGGCTCGttgatgtagaggccgccggggcggcggccagccCGCCTAGCAGGTGTGGTGGCCgcgcgcgaggccgcgccgtcgcggatgtgaagcatgtgcgccggcgcgcatcgtgctccacctcgaaccacaagtcccgcTTGGGACTTGCTTCGCCGTATCTGTGAGGTCCGCCGGAGGTCCACCGGCAGCcgagcgcggcgcctccggatctcggcgtagcgggcgcggccgagccgggatgggcggcaccggaacccgatccgGGCTCGGGTGCCGGCCgtggggaggtgcacgtcccccacggcattgggacgccggcgtcccagaacatccgcgccaccgctacggtgacgtagatccgatCGCGTCTCGGGAGGCGCCGGCGGCCCATTGCGAACGCCGGCGGCGCGACTTGCCGGCTggctgccggcctcgtggtcgttggcggacggctcgaactcgcgcttcggggccatggcggcgcggaagcttcgagctcgcgcgtgcggACGGAGTGGAAAGTGGGGCCCGGATAGGGACGGTCCCCTTCCCGATCCACATTTAATAGGGCCGGGCACCGACAGTGGGCCAGCCGAGGCGGACAgggcggacacgcgaggacgccgcgtgccatccgcggccacgcaaacccggcccagatttgggccgggtttgcgtcgttccggacgccgcggccgtccgcttttgcggtgcgtccccgcgttgggccgcgtttttgtccgtttcgacccatccggacgcgcgggcacgggatgggtcgcccggttggagatgcccttagggacGTATTTGACCGCATACGTTCCAAGTCTGATCTCCTCGTTCATCAGTTCATGGCTCCTGTCGAAAACAATAGTTGACCTCACGAAATACGAAAAACAAGTCTTCCTTGCAACACTTGTTTTTTTAGAGCTCATGCCAGTAACGCATGTGAGCTAAACCACTGACCAAGTGCAGCCACAAAGGCCAAATCTTGCCGAGATTCACTGAAAGAGTCAACACCAATCATCGGCTCATCGCGGTTGTCATGGAGCTGGCCGCACTGCTCTTGCTCCTCCCCTTCCTCCTCGCCGGCCTATTCTACCTCGGGAGGCACCGCGGCGACGGCGGGGTGGACGAGCGTCGTCTCCCTCCGGCTCCTCGTGGCCTGCCCGTCATCGGCAACCTGCACCAGGTAGGCGCGCTCCCTCACCGCGCCCTGCGCGCGCTCGCCGCGGCCCACGGCGCGCCTGACCTCCTGCGGCTCCGCCTCGGCCGTGTGCCGGCCCTGGTCGCCTCCtcccccgccgctgccgccgagcTCATGCGCGCGCAGGACCACACCTTCGCCACGCGCCCCTACTTCCGAACCGCCGAGATCCTCAGCTACGGCTTCCGCGATCTCGCCTTGGCGCCCCACGGCGAGCACTGGCGCCACGTCCGCCGGCTCTGCGCCGCGCACGTCCTCAGCGCCGCCCGGTCCCACCGCCAGAACGCCATGAAAGAGCTTGAGGTGGCCGCCCTGGTCAAGGCCGTCGCCGCCGAAGCTTCCTCCGCCGCCGGGGTCGTGGACGTGAGCGGGGCGCTGTACCGGCTCGCGAACGACGTGATCTGCCGGGTGGTCTCCGGGAGGGTGTCAGGGTCAGGAGAAGAGGAGGGGAGGAGCAAGCTGTTCAGGGAGGTGGTCCAGGAGAACACCGCGCTGCTGGGCGGGTTCTGCGTCGGGGACTACTTCCCGGCGCTGGCGTGGGTGGACAAGCTGCtgtccggcggcggcgcgcgggcatGGAGGAACTTGAGGCGGTGGGACGAGCTGCTCGAGAAGGTGGTGCAGGAGCACGAAGTGAGGAGGCGTGGGCGTCGACGCGGggatgatgacgatgccggcgggGAGGAGGGTTTCGTCGACGTTCTTCTGTCGCTGCAGGCGGAGGGTCAGGACGGGTTCGAGCTGAGCAGGGACATCGTCAAGTCGCTCTTGCAGGTAGGAGTATGTTCTTCGCTGTATTCATTTCGAATTTAGTAAGGTTCCTCTAACACTTCTTAAACATAAGTCACGGGTGTCCAACTTAAAATTAATAAAGCCCAAGCAGTCAAGGTTTGATACAAGGTGCTAGCTAACCCACTTGCAACACACCGAACACGAACGATAAAAGATAAAACAGGAAACACAATAAGTCGATGTGGTAGCCTCCTCGTGAAGCCACCAGAGAAGAAGCATCCCAGGTTTGAGGGAACCACTGGCACTTGCTACTTTGACGGATATCATCGTCTACATTACAGGCTGGGATAGGGACTTAGGGTGCATCACCAGCCATTTCCAACTCTTAAGAGCGATCCCTTCCCTCTCGTCCTGACTCGAAGGCCGCCAAACCGTCGGACGTCGAATGCGCTACGCCGACCGAAGGCCAACCTGGTTAGAACCCCCGCTGAAGCTGACGGAGCCACCGGGATTGAACTGCCATCTACCGAAGGAGCCGCCACGTAGAACGCAAGCAGGGGTACGATCACTGATGAAGAAGCCACCTTCCACCTCAGCCGTCCTCAACCGGCAACCACCGTACCTCAAGCAATGCCCCCAAGAAGGAAGCGATGCCCATTGCGCCGTCACAGCCCAGTCCAACATACGGAAGGTTTTCACCTGGGAACACTGCCGGGGTGGGGAGAAACAAGACCTTAGTAACCCCACAAGAGAAAGCACGACGCCCAGGGGTGTCACCACTG
This Lolium perenne isolate Kyuss_39 chromosome 1, Kyuss_2.0, whole genome shotgun sequence DNA region includes the following protein-coding sequences:
- the LOC127313058 gene encoding cytochrome P450 71A1, which gives rise to MELAALLLLLPFLLAGLFYLGRHRGDGGVDERRLPPAPRGLPVIGNLHQVGALPHRALRALAAAHGAPDLLRLRLGRVPALVASSPAAAAELMRAQDHTFATRPYFRTAEILSYGFRDLALAPHGEHWRHVRRLCAAHVLSAARSHRQNAMKELEVAALVKAVAAEASSAAGVVDVSGALYRLANDVICRVVSGRVSGSGEEEGRSKLFREVVQENTALLGGFCVGDYFPALAWVDKLLSGGGARAWRNLRRWDELLEKVVQEHEVRRRGRRRGDDDDAGGEEGFVDVLLSLQAEGQDGFELSRDIVKSLLQDMFAAGIETTYVALEWAMSELIKNPTAMRKLQDEVRKIEPSGGFAKADRLGATITPYLKAVVKETLRLHPPAPLLLPRECMQDATVLGNHVAKGTRVFVNAWAIHRDPDSWHAADKFLPERFLQSEVDFRGRHFQYIPFGAGRRICPGMQFALSTIELALANLVRTFDWELPDGMAPEELDMSDAPGLVTPRRVGLRLVARPFEWEQ